From the genome of Methanoregula boonei 6A8:
CCTGCATTACCTATGGATCCCACCGATTTAAGTGACTGTCGACAACAGGATCGAGTCTGCCGGTGTTAAAGATGTCCTTTATAACACATCACGTCCATCTTCTGATGGATGGTCGTACTCAGGACGGAACCGGTGACGATAGGCGGCGTGACCCTCAATAACCATCTCCTTCTTGCTGCCGGCGTTCTCGGGACAACCGGCGCATCGTTATCAAGGGTGCTTGCCTGCGGTGCTGGTGGCGTAGTGACAAAATCGATCGGCCCGCAGCCAAAAGACGGGCATGCTGGTCCCTGTATCGCCCTGCTTGACGACGGGATCCTCAATGCTATGGGGCTCCCCAATCCCTCAAGGGAATTTACCGGGGAATTATCGGGTCTTGGGAGTAAGCCGGTGATAGTAAGTATCTTTGGCGGGGACCCGGAGGAATTTGCAGAAGTGGCCGGGTGGTTTAAGGGGATGGCCGCCGGCCTTGAGCTCAATCTCTCCTGCCCCCATGCGGAAGGCTATGGGGCCTCTATAGGTGTGAACCCGGATCTTGTGGAAAAATGCACGCGTGCAGTCAGTACTCTTGGTATGCCTACCTGGGTGAAACTGACACCGAATGTCACGGATATAACGGCAATCGGAAAGGCAGCAGAGCGTGGGGGCGCGTCGGCAATTGTGGCCGTTAACACGGTAAAAGCCATGCGCATATCCACTGCACTCCGGCGGCCGGTGCTGGGAAACCGGTACGGCGGCCTTTCCGGGGAAGCCATATTCCCGGTGGCTGTCCGCTGTGTCTATGAACTGTATGAAGCCTGTTCCCTCCCCATTATTGGGTGCGGCGGGATCTCTTCTGCCGATAACGTGATTGAGATGATGATGGCAGGGGCCTGTGCCGTTGAGATTGGCAGTGCCGTGCAGAAGCATGACATCACCGTCTTTGAAACCATAAAAAACGACCTGTACGCAAAGAAAGGGATCGATCCCGCAGAGATCATAGGGTGTGCCCATGGATGAGCAGCTGCCGGTGCAGGTGACCCTCACCGAGATAAAAACAGAGACCCCCTCGGTAAA
Proteins encoded in this window:
- a CDS encoding dihydroorotate dehydrogenase, whose amino-acid sequence is MVVLRTEPVTIGGVTLNNHLLLAAGVLGTTGASLSRVLACGAGGVVTKSIGPQPKDGHAGPCIALLDDGILNAMGLPNPSREFTGELSGLGSKPVIVSIFGGDPEEFAEVAGWFKGMAAGLELNLSCPHAEGYGASIGVNPDLVEKCTRAVSTLGMPTWVKLTPNVTDITAIGKAAERGGASAIVAVNTVKAMRISTALRRPVLGNRYGGLSGEAIFPVAVRCVYELYEACSLPIIGCGGISSADNVIEMMMAGACAVEIGSAVQKHDITVFETIKNDLYAKKGIDPAEIIGCAHG